In Leuconostoc kimchii IMSNU 11154, one genomic interval encodes:
- a CDS encoding type III restriction-modification system endonuclease yields the protein MKILLEELPHQQEAVKAIDDAFYGIDENSKNPNKDYTYANPIIKGCGNESTNIDIKMETGTGKTYVGVRAMYELHQKYGLFKFIIVVPSPAIKEGWKNFIAADYAKQHFGQYYENSRINLNVINAGDFKAKSGRHNMPASLLNFVEGNRLNSNTIEVLLINAGMLNSKSMVKDYDQTLLSGLTRPLDALQAVCPIILVDEPHRFPRDKANYKAIEATQPQMIIRFGATFPKITVGKGKAAKEITDYYRKKPQYNLNAVRSFNEGLIKGIDISYPNITPEQAEDKYVVESVTVKQLVLKHGTTKRTINAGDDIGFDGDITYKGSKVLSSGLELKKGMAFLPSTMTNSYQELIIRDAIDKHFETEWTNFRRENDYQAKVKTLSLFFIDSIASYRDEHGWLKEIFEKLLKRKVEGLIREFTLKKLPREQEYLSFLRATLVNLTTDVHAGYFGQDNLSGEEQIKQQVDDILRNKEKLLSFKDAQGNWLTRRFLFSKWTLREGWDNPNVFLIAKLRTSGSENSKIQEVGRGLRLPVDENGHRLLQEEMPSRLKFLIGYDERDFANKLVGEVNADVEIILDNELLDEQTVKIILKAHPELSEELLKEQLGEAGIISFSGKYREGGFEKIKSLYPEIEETQVRPGAITTGGPTSKMRIKLNKENWNKMRDLWERFANRYMLEFEHISDDAMQLLVDEVMQNMANFALQYPETVENEIYYDDGNGGMRLRERTATYDSRRPLSGMRYGEFLQKLARLTKVKVSLLHASLAIALKLQHDGDTMYLNEVTLSNLDRDFKQRFEMKYAQSYDYQALDFQASTTIFDVQADDFKNDILATMIGVNEDKDVIDDARQLYETPPLRFDSAIPEKELLKRGYESKVTAFGKLPRKAIQVPKYMGGTTTPDFVYVVEKGDNKHVYLLVETKAEGSGKRISDAQIIEIQKKYFGSLEDKQVAYTQAETAQDVYSKLQGVEHDN from the coding sequence ATGAAAATTTTATTAGAAGAACTTCCCCATCAGCAAGAAGCTGTAAAAGCCATCGACGATGCATTTTATGGCATCGATGAAAACAGTAAAAACCCTAACAAAGATTACACGTACGCCAACCCCATTATCAAAGGGTGCGGTAACGAATCGACTAATATTGACATCAAAATGGAAACGGGAACAGGTAAAACATATGTTGGTGTACGTGCTATGTACGAGTTGCATCAAAAATATGGTTTGTTTAAGTTCATCATCGTGGTGCCAAGTCCAGCTATCAAAGAAGGATGGAAAAATTTTATTGCAGCGGATTATGCCAAACAGCATTTCGGGCAGTACTATGAAAATAGTCGCATTAATTTAAACGTGATTAATGCCGGTGATTTCAAAGCAAAATCAGGGCGTCATAACATGCCAGCAAGTCTCTTGAACTTTGTGGAAGGCAATCGTTTGAATAGCAATACTATTGAAGTATTGCTGATTAATGCAGGCATGCTAAACAGTAAATCAATGGTCAAAGACTATGATCAAACATTACTATCAGGGTTGACCAGACCTTTAGATGCTCTGCAGGCAGTGTGTCCAATTATATTAGTGGACGAACCACACCGTTTTCCACGTGACAAGGCTAATTACAAAGCAATTGAAGCGACACAACCACAAATGATTATCCGCTTTGGGGCAACGTTTCCAAAGATTACAGTTGGTAAGGGTAAAGCTGCCAAAGAGATAACAGATTACTATCGAAAAAAGCCACAATATAATTTGAATGCTGTTCGTTCATTTAATGAGGGATTAATTAAGGGTATTGATATTTCCTATCCTAATATTACGCCAGAACAAGCCGAGGATAAATATGTTGTTGAATCTGTAACAGTTAAGCAGTTAGTATTAAAACATGGTACAACAAAGCGTACCATTAACGCTGGTGATGATATTGGTTTTGATGGCGATATAACCTACAAAGGGTCAAAGGTATTATCCAGTGGTTTAGAACTTAAAAAAGGGATGGCGTTTTTGCCATCGACTATGACTAATTCATACCAGGAATTAATCATTCGTGACGCTATTGATAAACATTTTGAAACGGAATGGACAAATTTTAGGCGTGAAAATGACTATCAAGCGAAAGTGAAAACCTTGTCATTGTTCTTCATAGATTCGATTGCGTCTTATCGTGATGAGCATGGCTGGCTAAAAGAAATATTTGAAAAACTATTAAAACGCAAGGTTGAGGGATTAATTCGCGAATTTACGCTCAAAAAACTGCCACGTGAACAAGAATACTTGTCATTTTTACGTGCAACATTGGTCAATTTAACCACAGATGTGCATGCGGGTTATTTTGGACAAGATAATTTATCGGGTGAAGAGCAAATCAAACAACAAGTTGATGATATTTTGCGCAATAAAGAAAAGTTGTTATCATTTAAGGATGCACAAGGTAACTGGTTGACACGCCGTTTCTTGTTCTCAAAATGGACATTGCGTGAAGGGTGGGATAATCCTAACGTCTTTTTAATTGCAAAGCTGCGTACGTCAGGTTCGGAAAATTCTAAAATTCAAGAAGTGGGACGTGGGTTGCGTTTACCAGTTGATGAAAATGGTCATCGTTTACTGCAAGAAGAAATGCCATCACGCTTGAAGTTCTTGATTGGTTATGATGAGCGCGATTTTGCTAATAAACTAGTTGGTGAAGTCAATGCGGATGTTGAGATTATTTTGGATAATGAATTATTAGATGAACAGACTGTTAAAATTATTCTTAAAGCGCATCCTGAACTAAGCGAAGAATTACTCAAAGAACAGCTTGGTGAAGCGGGTATTATTAGTTTCTCTGGTAAGTATAGGGAAGGTGGATTTGAAAAAATTAAATCGCTGTATCCTGAAATTGAAGAAACGCAAGTCAGACCTGGAGCTATTACTACCGGTGGACCAACTTCAAAAATGCGCATTAAATTGAACAAAGAAAATTGGAACAAAATGCGCGACTTATGGGAAAGATTTGCGAATCGCTATATGCTGGAATTTGAACATATCTCAGATGATGCTATGCAGTTATTGGTTGATGAAGTCATGCAAAACATGGCTAACTTCGCCTTACAATACCCTGAAACTGTTGAAAATGAAATATATTATGATGACGGGAATGGCGGTATGCGCCTTCGTGAACGCACGGCAACGTATGATAGTCGCAGGCCATTATCAGGTATGCGCTATGGTGAATTTTTACAAAAGTTAGCGCGATTAACAAAAGTGAAAGTTAGTTTACTGCATGCTAGTCTTGCTATTGCTTTAAAACTTCAACATGATGGCGATACGATGTATCTTAACGAAGTGACTTTGAGTAATTTGGATCGTGATTTTAAGCAACGTTTCGAAATGAAATATGCACAAAGTTATGATTACCAGGCGCTTGATTTTCAAGCAAGTACAACAATTTTTGATGTACAAGCAGATGACTTCAAGAATGATATTTTAGCAACAATGATTGGTGTGAATGAAGACAAAGATGTGATTGATGATGCGCGCCAACTTTACGAGACGCCACCACTACGTTTTGATTCGGCTATACCCGAAAAAGAACTATTGAAGCGTGGTTACGAATCCAAGGTAACGGCGTTTGGTAAGTTACCACGTAAGGCGATTCAAGTGCCGAAATATATGGGTGGCACAACCACGCCAGATTTTGTGTATGTGGTGGAAAAAGGTGATAACAAGCATGTGTACTTGTTGGTTGAAACGAAGGCAGAAGGATCGGGTAAACGTATTAGCGATGCGCAAATTATTGAAATTCAAAAAAAGTATTTTGGTTCGTTAGAAGACAAACAAGTTGCTTATACACAGGCTGAGACAGCTCAAGATGTTTATTCTAAATTACAGGGGGTAGAGCATGACAACTGA
- a CDS encoding DEAD/DEAH box helicase yields the protein MSYNPKLIKEGSIVRLVDNDKGSLTTRRMQRLLDRYVTYFIDFDAKILSSDLTYVQLTELIDKLNARLDVELEIDHEIKAFIAQNRYAINEQKIVGMTIKSYDERWQAELSHFVTIVNREITRPLKPQQIQASFFLTMMKRAANFSVPGAGKTAMMYGTFAYLSALEIDEVNKLLVIAPLNAFEAWRTEYQAVFGDKRALHFMNLKDYVDIGRVRTDWGIADVIVINYESLQGWKLTTLNGLIDDKTMVVFDEVHRIKNPSGKRAQNALQLGQQARYRYVLTGTPIPNSYKDVYNFLHLLYDNEYNTYFGWQVGDLDSPNVAEINDKMQPFFWRTNKQDLQVPPAEADKILTIMPSLEQIELAKVIHAVENNVLSRYIRLLQASTNPALLIEKVDLNNLGFLFDEVNFSFNQALDTEEERQARQRLYLDMDVETMRTPKFDAGMSLIRKLVAEGKKVIVWGMFVGTMRKVQRELLESGIEANLVYGDTPKESRVGLINNFRDGNVPVLISNPATLGESISLHQTVHDAVYFEYNFNLTFMLQSRDRIHRLGLPDNQYTRYYYLMTEGDHAHNGYIDQQVYERLKEKEIIMLNAIDGDMLLPMVEDDYLDDVKRIVT from the coding sequence ATGAGTTATAATCCAAAATTGATTAAAGAAGGCTCGATTGTTCGATTAGTAGACAATGATAAAGGTAGTTTAACGACACGAAGAATGCAGCGGTTGCTTGACCGATATGTAACGTATTTCATAGATTTTGACGCTAAAATATTATCATCAGACTTAACTTATGTGCAATTAACCGAATTGATTGATAAGCTTAACGCTAGGTTAGATGTTGAACTAGAAATTGATCATGAAATCAAAGCTTTTATTGCGCAAAATCGTTATGCCATTAACGAACAAAAAATTGTAGGCATGACGATTAAATCGTACGATGAGAGGTGGCAAGCAGAATTATCACATTTTGTGACGATTGTTAATCGAGAAATCACACGTCCTTTAAAACCTCAGCAAATTCAAGCGAGTTTCTTTTTAACTATGATGAAACGTGCGGCAAATTTTAGCGTTCCGGGTGCTGGCAAAACAGCTATGATGTATGGGACTTTTGCATATTTAAGTGCCCTAGAAATAGATGAAGTGAATAAGTTATTAGTCATTGCACCATTAAATGCCTTTGAAGCTTGGCGAACAGAATATCAGGCAGTATTTGGCGATAAGCGGGCACTGCACTTTATGAATTTGAAAGACTATGTTGATATTGGCAGGGTTCGCACTGATTGGGGTATTGCTGATGTGATTGTCATCAATTATGAGTCCTTGCAGGGTTGGAAATTAACGACACTAAATGGTTTGATCGATGATAAAACTATGGTTGTGTTTGATGAGGTGCATCGAATCAAAAATCCAAGTGGCAAACGCGCGCAAAATGCTTTGCAATTAGGACAGCAAGCACGCTACCGTTATGTCCTAACTGGCACACCCATACCCAACTCGTACAAAGATGTTTATAACTTTTTGCACCTATTGTATGATAATGAATATAATACTTATTTTGGCTGGCAAGTTGGTGATTTGGATAGTCCAAATGTTGCTGAAATTAATGATAAAATGCAGCCTTTTTTTTGGCGGACAAACAAACAAGATTTACAAGTTCCACCAGCCGAAGCAGACAAAATATTGACGATTATGCCAAGCTTAGAACAAATTGAACTGGCTAAAGTCATTCATGCTGTTGAGAATAACGTTTTGAGCCGTTATATCAGATTATTGCAAGCATCCACTAATCCGGCTTTGCTGATTGAAAAAGTTGATTTGAACAACCTAGGCTTTTTGTTTGATGAAGTTAATTTTTCATTTAATCAAGCACTTGACACAGAAGAGGAAAGGCAAGCTAGACAACGATTATATCTTGATATGGATGTTGAAACAATGCGAACACCAAAATTCGATGCGGGGATGTCCTTGATAAGAAAGTTGGTTGCTGAAGGGAAGAAAGTCATTGTGTGGGGTATGTTTGTTGGTACTATGCGTAAAGTCCAGCGAGAATTACTTGAATCGGGTATTGAGGCTAACTTGGTTTATGGTGATACACCAAAAGAATCACGGGTTGGGTTAATTAATAATTTTCGCGACGGGAATGTACCTGTACTGATTTCTAACCCAGCAACGTTAGGTGAATCAATTTCTTTGCACCAAACAGTACATGACGCTGTCTACTTTGAATATAATTTTAATTTAACATTTATGCTGCAATCGCGTGATCGCATTCATCGTTTGGGGTTACCTGATAATCAGTATACGCGCTACTATTATTTAATGACTGAAGGGGATCACGCACACAATGGGTACATTGATCAACAAGTCTATGAACGGTTAAAAGAAAAAGAGATCATCATGTTAAATGCAATTGATGGTGACATGTTATTACCAATGGTTGAAGACGACTATTTAGATGATGTGAAAAGGATTGTTACCTGA
- a CDS encoding MFS transporter: protein MFKNLRQLTPFSLVLLSISFTMSISQSTMTTAYPILMKSFNVDASTVQWLTTGFMVAMTLVMPLSPWLLDNIKLKPLLNTIVVIFLIGTAIAMLSPNFLGIIIGRLLEGVAVGALFPTFQSVIMENTAKAQRGLTMGVVGLVMGSALAVGPIISGIVLQWVSWRALFALFFIILFIIIVSAQHVIKNTHPLKHSSFDWLSAATLIGFGGLLYDIASIPRTGLSLNWWLIFIISCLLLALFTIRQQKLAQPFLNLTVFKYQGFLPGLLLTGISYSGLIIATVLMPLFYQRVFHLEPLWSGLLMVPAAVFLSQLNPRTGRLLNQIGLKKLVYIGMTMMILGYALLAIAGTHAWVYGLVAAMLLEGGNAFVMMPAVTAANNALPKDLVSHGTALITTMRQVIGAGSVVVATILMTHFNEHISIGQSLVRTSGWFIIVPVIGLLLATRLQSHSQK, encoded by the coding sequence ATGTTTAAAAATTTGCGACAACTCACACCTTTTTCACTCGTGTTGCTGTCAATTTCATTTACGATGTCGATTAGTCAATCAACAATGACCACCGCATACCCTATCCTAATGAAAAGCTTTAATGTCGATGCCAGCACCGTTCAGTGGCTCACAACAGGATTTATGGTAGCCATGACTCTCGTTATGCCTTTAAGCCCTTGGTTGCTTGATAATATTAAATTAAAGCCTTTACTAAATACCATTGTCGTTATATTTTTAATTGGTACAGCGATAGCCATGCTATCACCTAACTTTTTGGGTATTATTATCGGTCGGTTACTCGAAGGCGTAGCTGTTGGTGCACTTTTCCCCACGTTTCAAAGTGTTATCATGGAAAATACCGCTAAAGCACAGCGTGGGTTGACGATGGGCGTCGTTGGGCTTGTCATGGGTTCTGCACTCGCTGTTGGTCCTATTATTTCTGGTATCGTGTTACAGTGGGTTTCATGGCGTGCACTGTTTGCCTTGTTTTTCATCATATTATTTATAATCATTGTCAGCGCACAACACGTTATTAAAAATACGCATCCCTTGAAGCATTCATCATTCGACTGGTTATCCGCCGCAACACTTATTGGGTTTGGTGGCCTTTTATATGATATTGCAAGCATCCCCCGAACTGGACTTAGTCTCAACTGGTGGCTAATATTTATCATCAGTTGCTTGTTACTTGCCTTATTTACGATCCGTCAGCAAAAATTAGCACAACCGTTTTTGAATTTAACCGTGTTTAAATACCAAGGCTTCCTACCAGGCTTGTTGTTAACAGGCATTTCTTACTCCGGACTAATCATCGCCACTGTCCTGATGCCACTCTTCTATCAACGTGTCTTTCATTTAGAACCTTTGTGGTCTGGTTTGTTAATGGTTCCAGCAGCTGTATTCTTGAGTCAACTCAATCCCCGAACAGGACGACTATTAAACCAAATTGGTTTAAAAAAATTAGTCTATATCGGCATGACAATGATGATATTAGGTTATGCTCTATTGGCTATAGCTGGTACGCATGCTTGGGTTTATGGTTTAGTGGCTGCAATGTTACTAGAGGGTGGTAATGCATTTGTTATGATGCCCGCTGTCACAGCGGCTAACAACGCATTGCCGAAAGACCTAGTTAGTCATGGTACTGCTCTCATCACAACGATGCGCCAAGTTATTGGCGCTGGTAGTGTTGTTGTTGCTACGATTTTAATGACCCACTTCAACGAACACATTTCAATTGGTCAATCATTAGTACGAACAAGCGGCTGGTTTATCATTGTACCAGTTATTGGTTTATTATTAGCAACACGACTTCAAAGCCACTCACAAAAATAA